Within Nocardioides rotundus, the genomic segment TCTCGACCGAGATCCGGGTGAGCTCGCCGCCGAGCTCCGCGTGCCGGGCGGCCAGGAGCGCCTCGGTCTCCAGGGTCACCCCGTGCACCACCAGCCGACCGCCGGGTGAGAGAGCCCGCAGACACGCGTCGAGTACGCCGTCCCGCGTGGCGCCGCCGCCGACGAAGACGGCGTCGGGTCGCGGCAGGTCGTCCAGGGCGGCGGGGGCGTGGCCCTCGACCACGGTGAGCCCCGGGACCCCGAGGGAGACGGCGTTGCGGCGGTTCCGCGCGACCCGCTCGGGATGCGACTCCACCGCCACCGCCCGGCAGCCCGGATGGGCGCGCATCCACTCGATCCCGACCGACCCGGCGCCCGCGCCGACGTCCCACAGCAGCTGTCCCGGCACCGGGGCGAGCCGGGCGAGCGCGGCCGCTCGAACGTCGCGCTTGGTCAGCTGCCCGTCGTGCTCGTAGGCGTCGTCCGGCAGCCCCGGCGCCCAGCTGGCGACCCCCTCGCCGTCGATCTCGAGGGCGAGCACGTGGAGCGGCGGCGGGTCCAGGTCCGCGTCCTCCGCGGTGGTCTCCTCCCGGCTCTCCGCGGCGGATCCCAGGTCGCCGAGCACGGTCATCCGGGTCGCCCCGAACCCCGCCTCCTTGAGCAGGACCGCCACGGCTCCGGGCGTCGTCGCGTCTCGGGAGAGCACGAGCACGCGACGCCCGGGCGCCAGCTCCCGCCGTACCTCCGCCGCGTCGGGGCGCGCGACCCGCACCACCGCGCACGACTCGGCCGGCCAGCCCATCCGGGCGCGGGCCAGGGCGGCGGAGGAGACGTGCGGCAGCACGGTGACCGGGATCCCGAGGTCGATCAGGGTCGAGCCGACGCCGGCCACCAGCGGGTCGCCCGAGGCAAGCGCGACCACCGGCGGCTCCAGGGAGGCGAGCAGCTCCGGAAGCCCCTCGCGCAGCGGCGTGGGCCACACGACCCGCCTGGCGGTGATCGCGGTCGGCAGCAGGTCGAGCTGACGGGGCGAGCCGAGCACCGTCGCGGCAGCGGCCAGGGCCTCCCGCGACGCCGGGACGAGGCACTCCCACCCGTCCGCGCCGATCCCGACGACGGTGAGCGGAGGAGGGGCGGCCGGCACGCGGACATGATGCCAGTCGTCGGCGCCGAGTGGCACCGCTAGGGTGGCCTGCGACAAGAGCAGACAGGTGCGAGGTGCCCCGCGAGGGGAGAATCAGGGAAGCCGGTGAGAGTCCGGCACAGGGCCCGCTGCGGTGACCCGCGTCGAGGTGATGCCTCGGCCGCGGGAAGTCCGAAGACCGGCCTCGCACCGCCCCCACGCTGGCGGAAGAGCGGGAGACCCGGATGCCACAGCAGTACCCCTTCACGGCCGTCGTCGGCCCCGACGACGCTCAGGGCGACATGACGCTCGCGCTGCTCCTCGCGGCGCTCGACCCCGGCATCGGCGGCGTGCTGGTGCGCGGGGAGAAGGGGACGGCGAAGACCACGACCGTCCGCGGCCTCGCCGAGGTGCTGCCCCCGATCGCGGTGATCGACGGCGACCGCTTCTCCGTCGACCCCGCCGAGGCGGACTCCTCGCCGGACGCGCCGTTCCCCTCGCCCGTCGTGAGCGAGCGCGGAGTGCGCCTGGTCGAGCTGCCCGTCGGCGCCACCGAGGACCGGCTGCTCGGGTCGATCCACCTGGAGAAGGCGCTCACCGAGGGGCGGGCGGAGTACGACCCCGGGCTGCTCGCGCGGGCGCACCGCGGGCTGCTCTACGTCGACGAGGTGAACCTGCTCCACGACCACCTGGTCGACGTGCTCCTCGACGCCGCCGCGACCGGCCGCGCGCAGGTCGAGCGGGACGGCGTCTCGGTGAGTCACCCGGCCCGGTTCGTGCTCGTCGGGACGATGAACCCCGAGGAGGGCGAGCTGCGGCCGCAGCTGCTGGACCGCTTCGGTCTCACCGTCGAGGTGCGCGCGCCACGCGACCCCGCGCTGCGGGCCGAGGTGGTGCGCCGGCGGATGGCCTTCGACCTCGACCCGGTGGGCTTCGCCAAGGAGTACGCCGACCGCCAGCGCGCGCTCACCGAGCGGATCGCCGCGGCCCGCGAGCTGCTGCCCCAGGTGCCGCTCACCGACGCCGTGCTGCGGCGGATCGCCCGTGTCTGCGCGGGTTTCGAGGTCGACGGGATGCGCGCGGACCTGGTGGTCGCGCGGGCCGCGGTGGCCCACGCCGCCTGGCAGCGCCGTACCTCCGTGCTGCGGGAGGACATCCGCACCGCCGCCCTCCTCGCCCTCCCCCACCGCCGCCGCCGCAACCCCTTCGACGCCCCCGGCCTCGATGAGGACCTCCTCGACCGCCTGCTCGACGAGGACGACCCCGACCCGGACCCCCAGCCCGAACCGGACCCGGACCCGTCTCCCCCACCCGATGCCGAGTCGGCGCCAGTTGACGGCGAGTCGGCGTCAATTGACGCCGACTCGGGGGGAACTAGCGCCGACTCGGGGGGAACTGGCGCCGACTCGGCGGGGCGGGTGGCGGCGCCGGGGGCGACGTACCTCCCCCGCCTCTTCACCGTCGAGGGCACCGGCGACGGCGCCCAGGGGCGGCGCAGCCGTGCCCGGACGAGCACCGGACGGCGGGTCGGCGCGCGGCCGCTGGAGCACGGACCGGGCAGCATCGACCTCGGCGAGACCCTGCGCGCGTCGATCCCGCACCAGGCCGCGCGGGGACGCACGGCCGGGCCGCTCCGGCTCGCGCCCGCCGACCTCCGGGTCGCCCGGCGCGAGGGGCGGGAGGCCAACCTGGTGCTGCTGTGCGTCGACGCCTCCGGGTCGATGGCCGCGCGGCGCCGGATGGAGCAGGTGAAGGGCGCGGTGCTCAGCCTGCTGCTCGACGCCTACCGTCGCCGGGACCGGGTCGGCCTGGTGACCTTCCGCAACCGCGGGGCCGAGGTGGCGTTGGCGCCGACCGGCAGCGTGGACGTGGCCGCGCGGGCGCTGACCGACCTGCCGGCGGGAGGACGTACGCCGCTCGCGGAGGGCCTCCTCGAGGCGGCCGACGTGATCCGCCGGGAGCGGCTGCGCGACCCGAGCCGCCGACCGCTGTTGGTCGTGGTCACCGACGGCCGGGCGACCCAGGGCGAGGACGCCCTGCAGCGCGCGCACGCCGCCGCCGCGCACCTGGCCGCGCAGGAGGTCGGCGCGGTCGTGCTCGACTGCGAGACCGGACGGTTCCGGATGGGGCTGGCGCAGACGCTCGCCACCCACCTGCGCGCCCAGCACGTCCCGATCGGCGAGGTCAGCGCCGCCGCCGTCACCGAGGTGATCC encodes:
- a CDS encoding VWA domain-containing protein; this translates as MPQQYPFTAVVGPDDAQGDMTLALLLAALDPGIGGVLVRGEKGTAKTTTVRGLAEVLPPIAVIDGDRFSVDPAEADSSPDAPFPSPVVSERGVRLVELPVGATEDRLLGSIHLEKALTEGRAEYDPGLLARAHRGLLYVDEVNLLHDHLVDVLLDAAATGRAQVERDGVSVSHPARFVLVGTMNPEEGELRPQLLDRFGLTVEVRAPRDPALRAEVVRRRMAFDLDPVGFAKEYADRQRALTERIAAARELLPQVPLTDAVLRRIARVCAGFEVDGMRADLVVARAAVAHAAWQRRTSVLREDIRTAALLALPHRRRRNPFDAPGLDEDLLDRLLDEDDPDPDPQPEPDPDPSPPPDAESAPVDGESASIDADSGGTSADSGGTGADSAGRVAAPGATYLPRLFTVEGTGDGAQGRRSRARTSTGRRVGARPLEHGPGSIDLGETLRASIPHQAARGRTAGPLRLAPADLRVARREGREANLVLLCVDASGSMAARRRMEQVKGAVLSLLLDAYRRRDRVGLVTFRNRGAEVALAPTGSVDVAARALTDLPAGGRTPLAEGLLEAADVIRRERLRDPSRRPLLVVVTDGRATQGEDALQRAHAAAAHLAAQEVGAVVLDCETGRFRMGLAQTLATHLRAQHVPIGEVSAAAVTEVIRKGAA
- the cbiE gene encoding precorrin-6y C5,15-methyltransferase (decarboxylating) subunit CbiE encodes the protein MPAAPPPLTVVGIGADGWECLVPASREALAAAATVLGSPRQLDLLPTAITARRVVWPTPLREGLPELLASLEPPVVALASGDPLVAGVGSTLIDLGIPVTVLPHVSSAALARARMGWPAESCAVVRVARPDAAEVRRELAPGRRVLVLSRDATTPGAVAVLLKEAGFGATRMTVLGDLGSAAESREETTAEDADLDPPPLHVLALEIDGEGVASWAPGLPDDAYEHDGQLTKRDVRAAALARLAPVPGQLLWDVGAGAGSVGIEWMRAHPGCRAVAVESHPERVARNRRNAVSLGVPGLTVVEGHAPAALDDLPRPDAVFVGGGATRDGVLDACLRALSPGGRLVVHGVTLETEALLAARHAELGGELTRISVETADAVGSFRGWAPARTVTQWCWVAPPDRR